Within Buteo buteo chromosome 10, bButBut1.hap1.1, whole genome shotgun sequence, the genomic segment CTCCcggtctccccccccccccccgcccccggggccCGTTTcctccccggggctgccggtgtcccccaacccccccccccccccccccgccccggagGGCCCCGGCGCTGTCCGGGCTGGAGGTCCCGTTcccgtccccccgtccccccgtcTCCCCGTCCGCTCCGTTCCCGGTAAGCGCAGGCCCGATCCCggttctctctcctccctccaggTTGCTCCGCCGCGATGGCCTCCAGCGGGGAGGAACCGAGGAACGGTTCCCCGGACCGGGCAGGGACCGGCACCGAGCCGTCACCGACGGCCGACGCCGCTCAGCTGGACACGGCGGAGGATTTTGAGGtcctggaagaggaggaggaggaggaggaagaggaggaccTGAGCGAGCTGCCCCCGCTGGAGGACGTGGGCAGGCCACTGGCCCCGCCGCGGGAGGACACCCAGCCCTCAGAGCAGGGACGGGGGGAAGTGGCTGAGGACCCCCAGGAGTGGCTCGATGTTTTGGGTGAGAGCCTGGACAGGAGGGCGCTGGGTTTGTGGGGCCTCACAGGTTTCCCCGTGGCTCTGCCGGTGCTCTGTGTGCCATGCAGGCCAGTGGGGAGTCAGAGCGAGGCGGTGGAAAtcaggttttttcttctccactaCGGGCTGACATGCCTCCGGCTTCTCCTCACCCAGGGAGCGGCTTGCTCAAGAAGAAGACGCTGGTGCCGGGCCAGGGGGTGGACACCCGTCCCCGTAAGGGCCAGGACGTGACGGTCCGCCTGAAGGCTACGCTGGAGGATGGCAGCGTGGTGGAGGAGAACCCTGCCCTCACCTTCACACTCGGGGACTGTGACGTCTTGCAGGTCAGGGTTGGGAGAAAGCTTGCCCAGCTTTATCACTGCCTTGTTTTCCCCCCTGCGGAGCAGCACCTCACCTCGGGGGGCATGGGGAGGGTTTGGGGTCAACGATATCCCCGTTTGTGGATCGGAAGCGGCCCCTCTGCCCTTGCTCCCTCCCCATGATGTTGTTCCCTGCAGGCTCTGGACCTGTGCGTGCAGCTCCTGGAAATGGGGGAGACGGCTTTGATTGTGGCAGATGCAAAGTACTGCTATGGCGCTCAGGGCAGGTGAGCAGGGAGGGCATGGAGTGGAGCGAGATGGCCCAAAACAGGGCTGTGAAAGCTGTCCCCTGCACTCCCAGTgacagcccagccagcaagccACAGCTTCGTGGGCAGGGAGACACAGCTTGTTTGCCACATGCAGGCGATGGCAGCGTGTCCTGCCTGGGGGGAACGATCTACATCCCGCCCTGTCCCGGGGAGCCTCTGTGGCTCTTGATTTCTGGGCCACGGTGCTAAATCTATGTGGCCCAGTGGCTGGTGGGAGTGGCGGAGGTGGCAACGGTGACGTGGCTTTGTGCCCCTCTGCGCAGGAGCCCTGACATCCCACCCAACGCAGCCCTCACCCTGGAGGTGGAGCTGCTGGCGGCTCAGGATGCGCCGGACCTGGAACTGCTCAGCGGGAAGGAGAAGATAGAGCTGGCCAACCGCAAGCGGGAGCGTGGCAACTTCTTCTACCAGCAGGCAGATTACGTGCTGGCCATCAACTCCTATGACATCGCCCTCAAGATCATCAGCTCCAGCTCGAAAGGTACCTGCTCCCACCCAGCAAGGGCCACCTGGGCTCCCTTCCCGCTGTAACCTGGCTCTGGGGTCTTTGTAGTTGACTTCAGCCCAGATGaggaggctgagctgctggaCGTGAAGGTGAAATGTCTCAACAACCTGGCAGCCTCTCAGCTTAAATTGGACCACTACGAGGCAGCTCTCAAGTCCTGTAACCTTGTCCTGGAGCACCAGCCGGGGAACATCAAGGCTCTCTTCCGAAAGGGCAAGGTGAGGCTGGGCACGCGGCAGGCGCTGCTGTCCCTTCTCCATGGCGTGACGGAGGCCAGGACCGAGGGACAGACCTCAGCTGCCCTGCTCAATCTGTATCTTGCCTTCCAGGTCCTGGCTCAGCAGGGTGAATACAGAGAGGCCATCCCCATCTTAAAGGCAGCGCTGAAACTGGAGCCTTCAAACAAGGTAAGCTGCTGTTGTGTGCTGCCGGTGATCCTGCGAagctgggtgtctgcaggacGCTCTCCTCTTGTCCGTGTCCCTGTGAACCTCGGTGTCCCCTGTGGAAGGCTGAAACCTCCCATAGCTGTTCCCAGCTTCCTTCGTGAAGGGAGGCTGGAAATAGCCCCCTCAGGGCCTGGGCAGCCATGGGGTGATGCATCCCATGGTGCAACGTCTGAGCTTGGCTGGTCTGGTGGGTCTCTTATCTCTGTGTTGCGAGACTCCCTCTTTGCCCTTTGGTCCTTGCGGTGGCAGGACTCCCTGCCAATGCATCCCTGCTTCAGTGATTCTGTGTGTATGGTCCCGGCTGCTCCGGCTTCCCTGGGTGGCTCCAGCAGCTTGTGCCATGGCTGCTGGAAGTGGAGCAGAGCCAAATCCCCGCAGACTCACTCAGCAGCCCAGAGCGTGATTCACTGGGCGGCAGGAGCAGCCCAGACCTCGGTCCAGCGCCCGGGCCAGGGCGAGCTCTGGGTCAGGAATTTCCTGTTGGTTAATGATCAGCTGCAGGACCAGAGCCTGGGGAGAAATCAAAACCCAGCACCAGGAAATGGCCCCAGCAGGAGCGAGCCTGGGCGAGCtgaggggagaggcagggaggtgCTGCCTGCGCGGCGTCAAGGTGGAGGGCTTGGTTCTACAAGTGGGCTTTAGTCCTCGACTGGGTCTGTTGTTTTATCCACCTCTTTTCTGGGAATTTCACCAGACCGACATGATTTGTGTCATGATCTGGTGCCTGAAGGTCACAGGTAGGATGGGGCACTGAAAGCAGGTGCTCGGTGGCCCCGCAGCACCCAGAGAGCTCGTGGTCTGAGACCAGCCATGGGGAGGGACGAGCAGGATCTCAAACCCTTCGCTTCCCCACAAGGTTAAGGTGGGCAACCGTGGTGAGTGAGCAGCACAAGCATTGCTGGCAGTACTGGGAGCAGCCCCCCTGTGTGTCTCTAGCACATCACTGTTGGCAGGGCGGCTGCTTGCCAGCCCATTCGGATGAAGCTTTTAATTGGAGAGGggtgaaaaatcaaaatgcccAGCAGTGACGTTACCAGTGAAACCACAAGTACAGCAAATGACTGGCCTCTCCGGCTGGCTGCCGGGACTCCTGGGGAAGTGGCCGTGCCACTCCAGACGGCAGCGTTAAACACGCGTCAGTGAGTCACAGGCTATGGCTACTGGTGGTGAAGACAGACTCAAGAAATGCTCAGCTCCACCTGCCTCGGATGAGGAAACCTGGTTCTCTGGGGCTGTTGGCACTTTTTGGCCCTAACAGACCATCAGCCATTGGGCTTCCTTCTCCTGACCCCTTGGGCTTCCTTCTCCTGACCCCTTGGGCTTCCTTCTCCTGACCCCTTGGAAATGCACATTCTGGGAGCGGTGGGGGGATGCCAACATTTGTGCTACACCAACCTGCCAGCCCTGGTGAGCTCAGGGGTGCCTGCAggtgctttgctgctttgcacCATCCAAAGACATCCGAAGTTTCATGTTTAAGGCAGTGGTGCCGAGCGTGGCATGGTCTGGTGAAGCCCTGGCCGGTCTCCAGGTGAGCCGACGTGGGCCAGAGCCGGTGTGGGTCCCTGGTGACTGTACCGGTGTTTTGGGGAGGCGTCGGAGCCGCCCGGAGCGTGGTGTCCCCAGCAGAGGGCACAGCACGGCCGTGGCAGTGGACGGCTGCGCCACCGAGGCCACGGCGACGTCCTTCTTGCCACTGAGGGCTCGGGCAATGGCTGGCGGTGCCATGCTCGGCTTGCTGGcgcttcttgctgcttttttgggAGCCTGTGAGCTCTGCGCAGGACGCAGAGCTTTCTACCGCAGCACTCCCTTCAGCCCCAGCCATCGCTGCCGCTCGGCACAGCTGGGCAGGTACCGACACGCTCCTGGGTCTTGCTGCAATCCTGCTTCAGACCAGGCTAAGTTTAAGCCCGCTTTCCCAGCTTGCTTCCAGACAGAAAAGTGGGAGAGCTTGGGCATGTGTGTCCTGAAGGCAAACACTTTTCTGTCTCGATTAAAGGATAAAATCCTTTTCCTGATGTCTGGCATCAGCCCTGGGCTCTGATCCCTGCTGCCAGGTTGTGGACGGTTTGGGTGGCCAGAAAGGACAGAGGGGCACTCAGATCCGCAGGGCACCCAGCCTGCGTGTCCGATGCCAGCCTGGTGCAGCCCCTTAGtgcaggggagcagggcaggatcGGGCCATCAGGCCCCCCGGCTGCTTCTAAGCTGTTCTACAAAGCTCCTGCACGGCCCCGGGGTGGTCGGACCTGCTGGTGGTGGCACTGCGGTCCCCGTCCCTTCCCCTGCACTGCAGGGATGGTGCGGGGCTGATAACTGCagtgctctgctctcctccccagaCCATCCACGCTGAGCTCTCCAAGCTGGTGAAGAAGCACGCGGACCAGAAGAATGTGGAGACGGAGATGTACAGGAAGATGCTCGGGAATCCCAGCGCCGCCGGCACCCCGGGAAAGTGCAAAGACAAGCTGCCCTGGGTAAGGGCTGGTGCTGACCTGCCGGGGGGGTGGCAGAGCAGGTGGGGGTCACCCCTGGCATGGGGAGTGCTGGGCTGGGCACTGGGGACGTGTTGGTGTCCCCCAGGTCCCTGGGGGTCGACGCAGTCCTGCTCCCAGGCCAGGGGGGTGCTGATGTGACCCACAGGGTGGGCTGTGTCAGGGCAGCAAGcctgccaggagctggaggccCACGTTCCAGCAGCCTTGCCAGGAACACGCCGATAGCTGCGGCTGTGCTCCTGGCTCTGTCCGCCAGGTTCCGGCGATGCCAGCTGGAGGGTTTGGactttgctcccagctgccGCACTCAGGAGCTcgctggctgtgctggtggaaAGCACTGTCAGCTGGGCTGTCGGCGGCACACGTTGTCCCTGCCGACGTGCCGGCCATGCGCTGGGCAGAGCCGAAGCAGCACTTGCCCTTTTTGGGCTGTGTTATCTCGGATGCACATTGGGAGCTCAGTGCTGCCCCATGGCCCCCGgccagtgcaggcagggctccACGTCCCTGCTGTCGGCGGGGCTCGCGGCACGCCACGCGTGTCCCATCACCTCGCCGGTCTCTCCTCCTTAGTCCATCCCCTGGAAGTGGCTCTTCGGTGCAACAGCCATCGCGCTCGGCGGCGTGGCCTTGTCCGTAGTCATCGCGGCGAGGAACTAAGGATggcggcggggcagccccgcggcaTAGGACCTGCACCGGGACGTGCCTCTCTCCTGCCAAGGGGCTACCCTGGGGCTCCGCCGACCCCTTCCCGCGGACTCAAAATTGCAGAAACACAGATGCTTTCTCTGCCGGAGGCGCCGGATACCCCTCCTTGATGTCCCCCCATATCCCTCCTGGCACAGGCAGGAtgcagctgcagggatggagccgcaggcagagcagagaccCCCGAGCACCCTCCCAGCAATCAGGGgctcagcccccagccccaagtGTGTCGGGGGGAGCAGGAGCTCCTGCACACCAGTATGCcgtggctgtccccagcccagtGAGCCCCAGCGGGCGCCATGGTCCTGCCGACATGGTGAGACGGGCAGGGGGGAGGCACGTGGAAGGAAGCTGCGTGGGTATGAACTGGCACAGTGATTTCTCTGGCTGGGCCCAGCTACTGGAAGGGAAGCGGTGCAAACGTACCCAGAGGCATGTGCAGCGAGATTCCCTGTGTCCTGGGGGGCTGCCGGTGGCTCAGCCCTCCCACAGGcgcccgctcccctcctcgGCACTTCCCCAGAGCGTGCAATGTCCAAAGGAAGCCAAAGAAACCTGCGGTGGGAGGGGAGCGCCGGAGACCTCCTTTCTAGGCTGTCTCTTGTAGGTGCAAGCTCTCGGGGGTCCCTTTTTGCCCTGCAGCTCTCTCCAGTCCGGGGTCATCCCCAGGGTCTGCCGCTGTCCCGGTCTCAGCTCTGCTCACGGAGGAGGGGGGTTGTAGCACTGTCCTCCCACCCAAACCGACTGTGAACTTCCCAAATAAAGGACAATTCCTTCACGCCTGGGCCTCTTCAGTGCCAGTGAGGACCTGGGGGGTAAGGGGAGGAATGTtgctctctgctctctcccCTTCTTGCCACCCTGTGGCTGCAGcaagggctgggagctgctgtttAATTTGGGGGGGACGACACaagaggggcaggggggaattTTTACGgaccctgctgcagctgtggcaggaGGGAGCGACCTCTGCGGTGGGAGATGCTCCCTGGCTGGGGTTGCTTGGCTCTGGAGAGCACAGAGCTGCACCCCGGGGGTGACCCCAGACCCTGctgggccgggggcgggggggacacacacgacaTGGAACCTGGGGCCTACGGGCCCTGCccgggggtggggagggggatgccCAGGGGGAGGCCTGAGCCTACAGGCCCTGCCTGGAGGGGGGACGACGACGCCCGGGCCCCCAAGCCGTGCCCGGGGGGGGGTTATGCCCGGGAGACGGGGGATGCCCGCCCGCCGCCCACCTCCCCCGGGGGTCCTCCAAGGCTGGAGGGCTGCACCAAACCACCCTCCCCGTCATGCCCCGCGGCCCTCTTTTACATATCCCCGCCTCCTCTTCCCATCTCCCAAATCCGACACGGCGGCCGGCGTGATCTGGCCAATGGGAGCGCGGGCTGCCCACCTCCTCGCCCCAGCAACAGGCACCCCGGGTGGGCGGGGTTGGCGGAACGGCGGCCGGACGGCTCATAAATAATACATAAGGggggcgtggcggcggcgggaggcccCGGCGGCCCAGGCGCGGAGGGGGAGACGgtcccaagatggcggcgctgCAGGCGGAGCGCGGGTACGGGCTGTCCTGCGGTCGCCTCGGCCGCGGCACCCGCGTCTCCGTCTTCCACGTCAAGCTCACGGAGAGCGCCCTACGCGCCTTCGAGAGCTACCAGGCCTGTAAGGTAGGGGCGGCGGGGCGTGGGGCGGTGGGCACGGTCACCGCGGCGGGAGGGCGGTCGCCACGAGGCCCTTGGACGGAGCCCCGCGGGCGGCACCGGCGGGGTTGGCACCGGCGGCGTTTTGAGGGGGGGGAAGGTTTCCTCACGgagtggggcggggggagggaggggaacgGGACCggtcctgctgctgtggggtgTGTGGCGGGGGGGCGGACCCCGGCGGATGGCGGGGGAAAtgaggggggggggctcggtGTGAGGCCTTCCCCGGTGAGAGACTGAGGAGCTGCGGGGggctcccggcccccccccTTCTGTGTGACTGACCGGGGAAACGCGGGGAGTGGGGTGGGCGATCCCACGGTCAGGTACGTGAGGgagaccggggggggggggggttgcagtGCCCCACCGGTAACGCCCCGGGGGTATCccggttcccccccccacccccgcgtTGGTGTTTGAGGGGCCTCTGTagccccccccacgcccccggTAGATGACCGGGGAGGGGTCACGATCCTCCGGTAAGTGCCTGAGGGGGACCGGGAGGTGTCGGTGTAACCCCCCGGTAAATGTTGGGGGGACCATagtgtgccccccccccccccgtgggtgACTGGGAGACCCGGGGCCGAGGTCTCGGTGCCGCCCCCCGGTAGACGGCGGGGGTGGGCTCTCGGTGTCCCTACCGGTAGCTGAGTGACTGGAAACCgccttcaccccccccccccccccccggtaagtggctggggggggagggcgaGGAACGttaatgcccccccccccccccggtgaccGTATGGGAGGGTGCGgtctacccccccccccccccgtgaaCGTGACGTGGGTTTCCAGAGCCTGGGGGGGGCCGGTCTCACCCTGGGGATGtgtcgcggggggggggcagggtgggTCCACCCCCGCTGCTGGCATCGCGGAttacggggggggggtgtcccttcCTCGCTGCCACCCTCTTGTGTCCGcctgttccccccccacccccagcccggTGCTTCCCTCCCTGGGGGGAGGCGAGTTCAGGCTGGggctgtattttgaaatttccAGATTGTCTTTTCTGAGATGTTTCCTTGAAATGCATCCAGAGAGCTTATTAGTCATGTAAATAAAGAATAATGGCTATACTTGACATCTGTCGTTAGGATGGACAGGAGAGGGATtaaaagctgtctttttttattgtaattttattttttttcttacgcCTCTGATCCTATGAAGAGCGTATCTGTCTCCTCACCTTGCCAGCGAGCTGGGGAAGCTGGGAACCTAACCCGTTTGTCATTAGGAGCGTCCTGCCTGCCAGCTTCTGTAGGATAAACCATATGTTGTCACaacactatttttaatttagggTGTTGGTTACATCACATCACTGAATTGGGCAATTTCTGTGTGAGGACGAAGGTAATTACTGTACCAGGGTTTatcaacttattttttaatgagtGTTTATCAGCATTATGAGAAGTCAGTAGCAATAAGTGCCTTGGATAGATTGAGttattagctttttttcctctgaaaaagaaaaaaaaaatccaaataaatgcTTTCCTATATATTAGGAAACCCTTTTcttttgggggagggagagtAGAAAGACTACAGGCAGCTGTGTTAAATATTTTGGGAAGCTATTCCGAGTCCGTGTCACACATGAATAGTggtgtttattttctaaatgaagtCTGGTCTCTAGATTGTTTGGTGGCCAACGGCCACTAATGAACTTTGCTTCCTTCACCGCCACCCAAAAGAGAAATAGTCAAAGGCTACTGGTGATTAAATGGGCAGGAAAGGATAAGGGCAGAAGAGCTCGCTTGTTTGTATAGTGAATAACGCAACAATTAGTGGGCTATTAAACACATATGCTCATTCTGCATTTGTTCTATAAACAGTTTCTCCAGCTTGTTGAACGTCTCTGCTTCCTCTGAAATGCTCGGCTATGGCGATGCCAAGAAGCGACTTTATAACACACCTTCGGAGCGTGTGTTTGTCCAGTCTAGGCTCTGATTTAATTTTGGTCTGCAGTaggtaaatggaaaaaatttgCTAAGGCTTCTTCTGCTcggtttggttttaaatgtgGTATAACTGACGACAGTGTTGTGTAATATGTATAATGGCCTGGAATCCAATACTGTTGTTTGTGTTACCTGAAGTCCAACATGTGTGCAGTCTGACCTGTTTTATGCACTGGGATAGCACGTCGGTGCAATTTCTGCGACAAGACTCTGTCTCTTTGCCAGAACAGGCAGGGTAATGTCTTCAGTTGCTTGCTTGAGTTTGTTCTTGGTCTAATAATAATGTATTGGGATTACATAATCCAAAAATGATCACCCAGCTGGGCGAGCTGCCATTTGTTTTTAGTGTCCCTTGTGCCAGAGCAGTTGCGTTCTTGGTGTAGAGCTGTACCATGTGTGGATCAGGCAGCAGGACTATGGGGAAACAGATATTTGTCATCTTGAGTCTCTCCCACTTGGCGCTCTGCTAAATTGTCCGTGTCTTGGTGAAGAAAACGGTCACGGGTCTGCATATTGATGCCCAACTCTGTGTTTCAGCAAGCTGTTTCTGTATCGTGTACCGAGAacatggagctgctgctgacGAGGTCCAGGTCACAGGGCTGCCGGCTCCTTGTGGCCCTTAAAAGGGTTTCTTTCTCCCGTAGCTGGGGGGGTCTGCTCACCTGAAAGACataaaagtcttaaaaataacactGGCTTCATAGGGGACACTTTAAGATGTCgcttttctgctccttgtgAAACTTGCTGCCCCGGAAACTGCTTCCACACAGTTGTGAAACCCTGAGCGCTGACCGCTGAGCTCCTCAGCTGAAGGCTGAGAGGTGGAAAATGTGTCCCAAGTCAATTTGTCCACTGATGAAATGGAGCTGGTCTCGTGTGTTAGCCTAAAACAACTCTTGGTTCTCCAAGAAGCGTAATTCTATATTAGCTTGCAGTTTTCTGTGTTCCCTTTGGGTGTGTGTACAGGCTCTGTTTAGGccgtcccacccccccaaaaaagcaggGCATGACTTTTCCTTATCTCTTCTGGTCtgcctccagctttcttgctgccCATGTCAAGGTACAAGGGAACTCCTCATGCCCctgccttgttttcctttttaattctttatccTGGACCCTGTCCTCCATGCTCGATGGCAAGATGTTGTGTCTATCCTCGCCTAATACACCTAGATATGTCTCTGTCCATGGCATTCATCCTTCGCTTTTCACGCCCGTATTTTTTAGCAACGTCGTGGGGGTTTCTGGGTAAGTAGAAATCTCAGTGCATGGTTTGAAGTGCTACATGGCAGACCCAAATGTCACTTGGCAGTAGGTGCATCTCCTCATGCAGTTGTGGTGTAGTTGCTGATGGCATGTAAACACTGTTAGGGCTGTTCCTGGAACCTGGGAATTTCCTGACTTTCacgtatttatttaaaaactctCTTTGTGGCTTGAGGAGTGGTACTAGTGAGCTTGGGTGATGGATCGTCTTTCAATAACAAACAACGTGACTGCAGTTGCACACCTTTCTCTATTATCTGTAGCTAATGTGTTGACCTAACTGTAGCTGATGGAGGCCAGGCTCAACTAAGCTGCCAGCCATAGTCCTGGCTTGCATGGTGGCCTTGTGATTTTAGGAGGATGTAAGGAGCATTGTAGCATCCCCACTTAGGTCCGTGTGTGATGCAGCAGCTGAACAGTGCCTCCTGCTCCTGTTGTACCTGCTACACGGAGTATTTTGAAGTGAAGCCACTGTTTGATTCAGTGGTGAACTTTGGCAGGTGCACAAATATTTATTGGGGGCTAAGCTGAGATAACCGAAGCACGTTGCCCCTGTGCTCTACTAGCTGAACTGAATTTTGGAACCGTCATCTGACAGACGTGGCTTCCCATGTCATCTTCCCCATGCCTTCTCTGCTCATCTTAAACCGACCGTGACAGAAGATATTTCTCAAAGGTTAGGGTTAAACCAACCCCTTGTAGTCACCGCTTATTAAAAGAactttttcagacttttcttttAGAGCAGGTTGTTACAGATGCCTTCATCTTGCTGTGTTTAaagcacaaaatacaaaatgaaggCTCCTGCTGTCATTACAGGGTCTTTAGGGTAATGCGTATTCATGCTGACTTGGGAATTGAAAGCTGCTTGCAGGTGTCAGGAGGAGAAGAACAATCCGGCTTTCGAATCAAAATTCATTGAATTATCTTAAAGCTTTTTGCATCATTCCTTCTTTCCTGTAAcctgttttttcctgtcctATTAATTCACTGATGCTGTAGTCCGTCAAAATTGAAGCTATTACGACATCAGGAACATGAGTCGGTGACATGACTAAATGAATCAGAGGAGGCTCGCTGGAAAGGAAGCTCATTGTACACGTACATCTCCTCGCAATCAGCAAAAATGGGACAGGATATGCAGAACATACTGAACTGCTAAACTCCTGCTAAATGTTCTTAATGTTGACCTGAATGTGGCACCTCCCATTTGA encodes:
- the FKBP8 gene encoding peptidyl-prolyl cis-trans isomerase FKBP8, yielding MASSGEEPRNGSPDRAGTGTEPSPTADAAQLDTAEDFEVLEEEEEEEEEEDLSELPPLEDVGRPLAPPREDTQPSEQGRGEVAEDPQEWLDVLGSGLLKKKTLVPGQGVDTRPRKGQDVTVRLKATLEDGSVVEENPALTFTLGDCDVLQALDLCVQLLEMGETALIVADAKYCYGAQGRSPDIPPNAALTLEVELLAAQDAPDLELLSGKEKIELANRKRERGNFFYQQADYVLAINSYDIALKIISSSSKVDFSPDEEAELLDVKVKCLNNLAASQLKLDHYEAALKSCNLVLEHQPGNIKALFRKGKVLAQQGEYREAIPILKAALKLEPSNKTIHAELSKLVKKHADQKNVETEMYRKMLGNPSAAGTPGKCKDKLPWSIPWKWLFGATAIALGGVALSVVIAARN